The DNA segment GGGGAGTGTCGAGCTACCGGAAGGAATGGAGATGGTGATGCCGGGTGACAACGTTCAGATGACGATCGAGCTGATCACGCCGATCGCGATGGACGAAGGTCTGAGGTTCGCGATCCGAGAGGGCGGCCGCACGGTAGGCGCTGGTGTAGTAACCAAAATCATCAAGTAACTCGAGGCTCCGAGGCTCTCATGGCTGGAAGAATTCGCATCCGACTCAAGGCGTTCGATCACGCGGTGATCGACCAGGCGGCGGCGGACATCGTCCGCACCGCCGAGAAGACGGGCGCGCAGGTGTCTGGTCCGATTCCGCTCCCGACGAAGACCAAGCGGTGGACGGTTCTCCGGTCGCCGCATGTCGACAAGAAGTCACGCGAGCAGTTCGAGCTCAAGACGCACAAGCGGCTGATCGACATCCTCGACAGTCGCGCGGCAACAGTCGACGCACTGACCAAGCTGGATCTTCCGGCCGGCGTCGATGTCGAGATCAAGGTCGAGTAGCAATCATCTCACGCTGAAAGAACTCCAATGATCGGCATAATCGGTAAAAAGGTCGGGATGACGCAGATCTTCAACGAGCAGGGACAGCAGATCCCCTGCACGGTTGTCGAAGCACCGCCGAATCCCGTCGTTCAGGTGCTCGCGCCGGAGACCGCCGGCGTCGCGTCGGTGCAGCTCGGCTACGGCGAGCAGCGCATTCGTCGCGCGTCGAAGAAAGGTGAGAAGACAATTCTGCGCGGTCGCAGAGCTCACAAAGCGGTGATTGGTCACGCGGCCAAAGCCGGACTCGCGACGGCGCCCGCGATTCTTCGCAGCTTCCGCCTCGATGACGCACCAAAGAATTCGGAAGTCCCAACGTTCAACCTCGGCGACACCGTAACAGTCGGAATCTTTGCGCCGGGCGATCATGTGAAGGTCACCGGGACGTCGAAGGGCCGCGGATTCCAGGGCGTAGTGAAGCGTCACGGCTTCCGCGGCGGACCGAACACGCACGGCAACACGAAGCACCGGCGGCCGGGTTCGATCGGCCCGGGCACCGATCCGTCGCGAGTCATCAAGGGCAAGAAGATGCCGGGACAGTATGGCAACAAGCGGCACACGCAAACGCACCTGCGCATCGAGCGCATCGATGCGGAGCGCAACCTGATTTATATCCGCGGCGCGATTGCTGGTCCGACGAACGGCATCGTGCTCGTGAAGAAGCAGGTCTAACGGAAATGCCTGAAACGACGACAATGAACGCCGCGGCGTACAACGCAGAGGGAGCTCAACGCGAATCGGTCGCCCTTCCGTCGGAGCTGTTCGACGGAACGGTGAACATGCCGGTGATGCACCAGGCGGTGAAGGCCTACCTCGCGAATCAGCGCCAGGGCAACGCATCCACCAAGACGCGGGGATTCGTCATCGGTGGAAACCAGAAGCCGTGGAAGCAGAAGGGTACCGGTCGCGCCCGTCAGGGCTCGACGCGCGCGCCTCAGTGGGTTGGCGGTGGAACAGTGTTTGGTCCGCGCCCCCGCAGCTACGCCGAAGCCGTGCCGCGAAAGGTTCGCGCACTCGCCCGGAAGAGCGCTCTGAATGCACGCGCTCGCGAGAACGCGATCATCGTGATCGACTCTCTCGAGTACGATGCTCCGAAGACGTCCCAGCTCGCGGGGCTACTCCGCACGCTCGGTCTCTACGGCAAGAAGGTTCTGATTCTCACTGACGGCGTGAAGCCGAACGTCTACATGAGCGGCCGCAACCTGACCGACACTCAGGTGCTGAACTATCCCGACGTCTCGACCTTCCACATCCTGTGGTCGGAAGTGGTGCTGATCGAGTCCTCCGCGCTCGGGCAGGATCTCGGCGCAGGGTCCGACGAGAGCGCTCCAGAGGAGCCGCGCGCCGAGGAGGGCGAGGCAAAGTCGCCGGCGAAGGCGGCGGCGAAGTCGGCAAAGTCGGCAAAGAAATCAACGCGCAAATCGGCTACGAAAACCACGGGCCGAAAGAGCGCCGCCAAGTCTGCTGCATCGGGCAAGTCCGCGCGCAAGGCGACGGCAAAGGCGCCAAAGCGCGCCGCAAAAAAGAAGGGGAAGTAAGCAATGGCTTCAATTCATAGAACGATCGTCCGGCCAATCGTCACCGAGCAGTCGTCGGCGGCTTACCAGGAGCGCGGGGAATACACCTTCCGCGTTGCAGGCGACGCTACGAAGACGACCATTCGCGGCGCGATCGAGAAACTGTTCGGAGTGAAGGTCACGAACGTCTGGACGTCGAACCAGCGCGGGAAGCCGCGTCGCGTCGGGCAGTCGATCGGACGCAGGCCGCACTGGAAAAAGGCGATCGTGAAGCTTCGCCAGGGCGACACCATCGACATCTTCGAGGGTTAGGTAAATGGGCGTTCGTCAGTTCAAGCCGGTCACAAAGAGCTCGCGCTTCCGAAGCGTCTCCGATTTCGCCGATATCACACGCACGACACCGGAGAAATCGCTCGTCTCGCCGCTCAAGAAGTCCGGCGGCCGCGACAATCACGGTCACATCGCGATGCGCCGCATCGGCGGAGGCCACAAGCGCCAGTACCGGATCATCGACTTCAAGCGCAACAAGCACAACATGCCGGCCGTTGTGCAGCACATCGAGTACGACCCGAACCGCTCGGCGCGCATTGCGCTGGTGCAGTACGAGGACGGCGAGAAGCGGTACATCATCCATCCGAAGGGACTGTCCGTCGGCGACAAGATTGTCTCCGGTCCGGGCTCGGACACGAGAACCGGAAACGCAATTCCGCTGCGCGAGGTTCCGCTTGGAACCGATGTGCACAATGTCGAGCTCAAGCCGGGAAAGGGCGGGCAGGTCGCTCGCTCTGCGGGAACCTCTGTCGAGGTTGTCGCCAAGGAAGGCGAGTACGTCACGCTGCGCATGCGCTCGACCGAGATGCGTCTCGTGCACGGGACATGTCTGGCGACGATTGGCGTCGTGGGCAACGCCGAGCACGAGCTGTTGTCCGCCGGCAAGGCGGGGAAGTCGCGCTGGCTGGGGAAGCGTCCGAAGGTTCGCGGTGAAGTGATGAACCCGGTGGATCACCCGCACGGCGGGCGCACACGCGGCGGGCGCAACGTCGTCAGCCCATGGGGAAAGAAGGAAGGCGTCAAGACGCGCCATCACAAGAAGGCTTCGCAGCGTATGATCGTTCGCGGTCGGAAGCGCGGCAAGGCGACGAAGTAGTCAACCAGGGAATCAGTAAATGGCGAGAAGCGTAAAAAAAGGGCCGTACATTCAGGAAGCGCTGCAGACGAAAGTCGACGCGATGAACTCGTCGAACGCGAAGAAGGTCATCAAGACCTGGGCGCGGTCGAGCACGATCATCCCGGACTTCGTGGGCCATACTTTCGCCGTGCACAACGGCAACAAGTTCATTCCGGTCTACGTGACGGAGAACATGGTCGGGCACAAGCTCGGCGAGTTCTCACCTACGCGGCTCTTCCGCGGTCACACCGGCGCGAAGGCCGTCGACAAGAAGGCCACCGGCGTTCCGACCGCACCAGCCGCTGCACCAGCGCCGAGGGCGGGAGCTAAGTAATGGCCGCCAAAGCGAAGGCAGCATCGAAGAGCGCGGCGAAGAAAACAGCCCAGCGCGACGAGGGCGATGACGCGACGACTGCTGCCCCTGCGGCGCCTCGAAAGACGGCCGCGCGGAAGAGCACGCGTAACGACGCTCCTGTACTCGCTGATGCGCGCGCGTTCCAGCGCAGCACGCGGCAGTCGCCATACAAGATGCGCCTCGTTATCGACCAGATTCGCGGCAAGAACGTCAACGACGCGCTCGGTCTGCTCAGGTTCTCGAAGAAACACGCTGCGAAACAGATAGAGAAGGTGCTCAACAGCGCCGTGGCGAACGCGGAATACTCAGCGCGAAGGAACAACGAATCGCTCGATGTCGACACGCTTTACATCAAGCGCGCGATCGTCAATGAAGGTCAGAAGATCAAGCGGTTCATGCCGGCGGCCCAGGGACGGGCGACACCAATTCAGAAGCGGACCAGTCACGTCGAGATCGTGATCGGCGCCAGGGAAGGAGGGGGGAAGTAATGGGACAGAAGACACATCCGATCGGGTTCAGACTCGGGATCTCCAAGACATGGAGATCCACCTGGTATGCGAACCGCGACTTTCCCGCGCTGCTGCGCGAGGACGAGCTGCTGCGCGATTATCTGAAGCAGCGGCTCGGTCACGCCGCGATTGCCGACATCCGCATCGAGCGGAAGCCTGGCAAAGTGGTCGTGACGATTCACACCGGG comes from the Gemmatimonadaceae bacterium genome and includes:
- the tuf gene encoding elongation factor Tu (EF-Tu; promotes GTP-dependent binding of aminoacyl-tRNA to the A-site of ribosomes during protein biosynthesis; when the tRNA anticodon matches the mRNA codon, GTP hydrolysis results; the inactive EF-Tu-GDP leaves the ribosome and release of GDP is promoted by elongation factor Ts; many prokaryotes have two copies of the gene encoding EF-Tu) — protein: GSVELPEGMEMVMPGDNVQMTIELITPIAMDEGLRFAIREGGRTVGAGVVTKIIK
- the rpsJ gene encoding 30S ribosomal protein S10 — protein: MAGRIRIRLKAFDHAVIDQAAADIVRTAEKTGAQVSGPIPLPTKTKRWTVLRSPHVDKKSREQFELKTHKRLIDILDSRAATVDALTKLDLPAGVDVEIKVE
- the rplC gene encoding 50S ribosomal protein L3, encoding MIGIIGKKVGMTQIFNEQGQQIPCTVVEAPPNPVVQVLAPETAGVASVQLGYGEQRIRRASKKGEKTILRGRRAHKAVIGHAAKAGLATAPAILRSFRLDDAPKNSEVPTFNLGDTVTVGIFAPGDHVKVTGTSKGRGFQGVVKRHGFRGGPNTHGNTKHRRPGSIGPGTDPSRVIKGKKMPGQYGNKRHTQTHLRIERIDAERNLIYIRGAIAGPTNGIVLVKKQV
- the rplD gene encoding 50S ribosomal protein L4 gives rise to the protein MPETTTMNAAAYNAEGAQRESVALPSELFDGTVNMPVMHQAVKAYLANQRQGNASTKTRGFVIGGNQKPWKQKGTGRARQGSTRAPQWVGGGTVFGPRPRSYAEAVPRKVRALARKSALNARARENAIIVIDSLEYDAPKTSQLAGLLRTLGLYGKKVLILTDGVKPNVYMSGRNLTDTQVLNYPDVSTFHILWSEVVLIESSALGQDLGAGSDESAPEEPRAEEGEAKSPAKAAAKSAKSAKKSTRKSATKTTGRKSAAKSAASGKSARKATAKAPKRAAKKKGK
- a CDS encoding 50S ribosomal protein L23, with protein sequence MASIHRTIVRPIVTEQSSAAYQERGEYTFRVAGDATKTTIRGAIEKLFGVKVTNVWTSNQRGKPRRVGQSIGRRPHWKKAIVKLRQGDTIDIFEG
- the rplB gene encoding 50S ribosomal protein L2, producing the protein MGVRQFKPVTKSSRFRSVSDFADITRTTPEKSLVSPLKKSGGRDNHGHIAMRRIGGGHKRQYRIIDFKRNKHNMPAVVQHIEYDPNRSARIALVQYEDGEKRYIIHPKGLSVGDKIVSGPGSDTRTGNAIPLREVPLGTDVHNVELKPGKGGQVARSAGTSVEVVAKEGEYVTLRMRSTEMRLVHGTCLATIGVVGNAEHELLSAGKAGKSRWLGKRPKVRGEVMNPVDHPHGGRTRGGRNVVSPWGKKEGVKTRHHKKASQRMIVRGRKRGKATK
- the rpsS gene encoding 30S ribosomal protein S19 — protein: MARSVKKGPYIQEALQTKVDAMNSSNAKKVIKTWARSSTIIPDFVGHTFAVHNGNKFIPVYVTENMVGHKLGEFSPTRLFRGHTGAKAVDKKATGVPTAPAAAPAPRAGAK